A single genomic interval of Vicinamibacteria bacterium harbors:
- a CDS encoding transglycosylase SLT domain-containing protein, whose protein sequence is MSAPLLGLLAILAAVPDVPAPNPPSNYWIEAKPEGPAEAALRDALARGGFGGPAAAVDALRQVSASYPGTAVSGLAQLAAGLALLEGPRPREAIPFLTHPDVQHTLLPDHALFALGRAQEAADQPTEAAQSYLAAAHEGPKTAVACAALLRAADALAKSRRLDQAADTLDHALVACPDQEPHVMERLGEIQEERGARKAAAEAYDRLDNDYPASTPAHDTAPRLRALASVLPAPAPERLGRELRKAWALSEAGRNWEAVGVLRAAQALKPSGDDSELLHVRLGLALLALGRYREAEASLAGVGPKSPYAAEAAFDLARLSARAGPALDVYESVAERFPDTPWAEEALLALANHYQRDARDEEALPFYRRLLAEYPGGRYVERATWRTAWADYRAGRYEQAAQALERTARLRPPGTPTPGFLYWAGRSRAALGQTERARLLFEETVQRYKYAYHGIRAREWLARLPPATASLPSPVLAADAPEPGEGLGEPAATRVHQLLLIDRLDEAEEELHALPFSPRAEGTIAWIEWRCGRLRPAITAMKRACPEWVGEAGDRLPPEVWRILFPLGFGDTLRAKAAEEGLDPALMAALILQESTFDAQALSRAGARGLMQVIPATGRKLARDLGVRFRSAALQNPKTSMDFGARYLRQMMDRYDGQTERVLAAYNAGPHRVDAWTASRPDMSAEEFVESIPFTETRYYVMSILAAREHYRRLYGLEIPTHTSSTVAGGARP, encoded by the coding sequence GTGAGCGCCCCGCTCCTCGGGCTCCTGGCCATCCTCGCCGCCGTTCCCGACGTGCCGGCCCCAAACCCGCCCTCCAACTACTGGATCGAGGCGAAGCCGGAAGGGCCGGCCGAGGCTGCCCTTCGCGACGCCCTTGCCCGGGGCGGCTTCGGAGGCCCGGCGGCGGCGGTCGATGCCCTGAGGCAGGTCTCAGCCAGCTACCCGGGGACGGCGGTCTCGGGACTGGCCCAGCTCGCCGCGGGCCTGGCCCTGCTCGAGGGACCGCGGCCCCGGGAGGCCATCCCCTTCTTGACCCACCCCGATGTCCAGCACACCCTTCTCCCCGATCACGCGCTCTTCGCCCTCGGACGGGCCCAGGAAGCCGCCGATCAGCCAACCGAGGCCGCCCAGTCGTATCTGGCCGCCGCCCATGAGGGGCCCAAGACTGCTGTCGCCTGCGCGGCCCTGCTCCGGGCCGCGGACGCTCTCGCGAAGTCGCGCCGGCTCGACCAAGCCGCGGACACTCTCGACCACGCCCTCGTCGCCTGCCCCGACCAGGAGCCGCACGTGATGGAGCGTCTGGGCGAGATCCAGGAAGAGCGCGGGGCCCGCAAGGCGGCGGCCGAAGCCTACGACCGGCTGGACAACGACTACCCGGCCTCGACCCCCGCCCACGACACCGCCCCGCGCCTGCGGGCCTTGGCCTCCGTCTTGCCCGCTCCCGCTCCCGAGCGCCTGGGGCGCGAACTGAGGAAAGCCTGGGCTCTCTCCGAGGCCGGCCGGAATTGGGAGGCGGTCGGTGTCCTCCGGGCGGCCCAGGCCCTAAAGCCCAGCGGCGACGACAGCGAGCTCCTCCACGTCCGTCTGGGCCTGGCCCTCCTGGCTCTCGGACGCTACCGCGAAGCGGAGGCCTCGCTGGCCGGGGTCGGCCCGAAGTCCCCGTACGCAGCGGAGGCGGCCTTCGATTTGGCGAGGCTCAGCGCCCGGGCGGGACCGGCTCTCGATGTCTACGAGTCCGTGGCCGAGCGCTTCCCGGATACGCCCTGGGCGGAGGAGGCTTTGCTCGCGCTCGCTAACCACTACCAGCGGGACGCACGCGACGAGGAGGCGCTGCCTTTCTACCGGCGCCTGCTCGCGGAATACCCCGGGGGCCGCTATGTCGAGCGCGCCACCTGGAGGACGGCGTGGGCCGACTATCGGGCTGGTCGGTACGAGCAGGCCGCCCAGGCCCTGGAGCGTACGGCCCGTCTGCGCCCGCCCGGCACCCCTACCCCCGGCTTCCTCTACTGGGCCGGCCGGTCGCGGGCGGCGCTTGGCCAGACCGAGCGCGCGCGCCTGCTCTTCGAGGAGACGGTCCAGCGCTACAAGTATGCCTACCACGGCATCCGGGCTCGGGAGTGGCTGGCCCGGCTGCCCCCGGCTACCGCCTCCCTCCCCTCCCCGGTCCTGGCCGCGGACGCTCCCGAACCCGGCGAGGGCCTTGGCGAACCCGCGGCCACCCGCGTGCATCAGCTGCTGCTGATCGACCGGCTGGACGAGGCGGAAGAGGAGCTACACGCGCTCCCCTTCTCGCCCAGGGCGGAGGGCACGATCGCTTGGATTGAATGGAGGTGCGGCCGCCTGCGTCCCGCCATCACGGCCATGAAGAGAGCCTGTCCGGAGTGGGTGGGTGAGGCCGGGGACCGCCTACCTCCCGAGGTCTGGCGCATCCTCTTCCCGCTGGGGTTCGGGGACACTCTTCGGGCCAAGGCCGCGGAGGAGGGGCTGGATCCCGCCCTTATGGCCGCCCTCATCCTGCAGGAGTCCACGTTCGACGCCCAAGCCCTGAGCCGCGCGGGGGCGCGTGGCCTCATGCAAGTGATCCCCGCCACCGGCCGCAAGCTGGCCCGGGACCTGGGCGTGCGCTTTCGGAGCGCCGCCCTCCAAAACCCGAAAACGAGTATGGACTTCGGGGCCCGCTACCTCCGGCAGATGATGGACCGCTACGACGGCCAGACGGAGCGCGTGCTGGCCGCCTACAACGCGGGACCACACCGGGTGGACGCCTGGACGGCCTCCCGTCCCGACATGTCGGCGGAGGAGTTCGTGGAGAGCATCCCCTTCACTGAGACGCGTTACTATGTCATGAGCATACTGGCGGCACGGGAGCACTACCGGCGCCTTTACGGACTGGAGATACCCACCCACACCAGCAGCACGGTGGCGGGGGGTGCCCGCCCATGA